Proteins encoded together in one Vigna angularis cultivar LongXiaoDou No.4 chromosome 5, ASM1680809v1, whole genome shotgun sequence window:
- the LOC108339732 gene encoding bidirectional sugar transporter SWEET2 isoform X1, protein MSLLGAYSICEVGKEAAGVAGNVFAFGLFLSPIPTFRRIIRNGSTEMFSGLPYVYSLLNCLICLWYGTPLISPDNLLVTTVNTIGGVFQLVYITLFLIYAEKARKVRMLGLLLAVLGIFVIILVGSLQIDDSAMRRMFVGLLSCASLISMFASPLFIIRLVIRTKSVEFMPFYLSLSTFLMSISFFLYGLVSDDTFIYVPNGIGTVLGIVQLILYFYYKSSSTENCRQPLIVSNE, encoded by the exons ATGTCTCTCTTAGGTGCTTATTCCATCTGTGAGGTTGGCAAAGAGGCAGCAGGAGTTGCTG GTAACGTGTTTGCTTTTGGGTTGTTTTTATCGCCCAT ACCTACATTTAGGAGAATCATCAGAAATGGGTCAACAGAAATGTTCTCAGGGCTGCCATATGTTTATTCTCTTTTGAACTGCTTGATCTGCTTGTGGTATGGCACACCTCTTATATCACCTGATAATCTGTTGGTGACAACTGTTAATACAATTGGGGGAGTCTTTCAGCTTGTGTACATAACCCTCTTCTTGATTTATGCTGAGAAAGCAAGAAAG GTGAGAATGCTTGGATTACTCTTAGCAGTTTTGGGCATATTTGTGATCATACTAGTTGGGAGCTTGCAAATTGATGACAGTGCAATGCGACGGATGTTTGTGGGACTCTTGAGTTGTGCTTCTCTCATTTCAATGTTTGCCTCTCCATTGTTTATAATT AGATTGGTCATTCGGACAAAAAGTGTAGAGTTTATGCCTTTTTATCTTTCACTTTCCACCTTCCTGATGAGCATCTCCTTCTTTCTTTACGGATTGGTCAGTGATGATACCTTCATTTAC gtGCCAAATGGGATAGGAACTGTTTTAGGAATTGTGCAATTgatattatatttctattacAAGAGTTCATCCACTGAAAACTGCAGGCAGCCCTTGATAGTGTCGAATGAATGA
- the LOC108339732 gene encoding bidirectional sugar transporter SWEET2 isoform X2, translating to MFSGLPYVYSLLNCLICLWYGTPLISPDNLLVTTVNTIGGVFQLVYITLFLIYAEKARKVRMLGLLLAVLGIFVIILVGSLQIDDSAMRRMFVGLLSCASLISMFASPLFIIRLVIRTKSVEFMPFYLSLSTFLMSISFFLYGLVSDDTFIYVPNGIGTVLGIVQLILYFYYKSSSTENCRQPLIVSNE from the exons ATGTTCTCAGGGCTGCCATATGTTTATTCTCTTTTGAACTGCTTGATCTGCTTGTGGTATGGCACACCTCTTATATCACCTGATAATCTGTTGGTGACAACTGTTAATACAATTGGGGGAGTCTTTCAGCTTGTGTACATAACCCTCTTCTTGATTTATGCTGAGAAAGCAAGAAAG GTGAGAATGCTTGGATTACTCTTAGCAGTTTTGGGCATATTTGTGATCATACTAGTTGGGAGCTTGCAAATTGATGACAGTGCAATGCGACGGATGTTTGTGGGACTCTTGAGTTGTGCTTCTCTCATTTCAATGTTTGCCTCTCCATTGTTTATAATT AGATTGGTCATTCGGACAAAAAGTGTAGAGTTTATGCCTTTTTATCTTTCACTTTCCACCTTCCTGATGAGCATCTCCTTCTTTCTTTACGGATTGGTCAGTGATGATACCTTCATTTAC gtGCCAAATGGGATAGGAACTGTTTTAGGAATTGTGCAATTgatattatatttctattacAAGAGTTCATCCACTGAAAACTGCAGGCAGCCCTTGATAGTGTCGAATGAATGA